A stretch of the Planktothricoides raciborskii GIHE-MW2 genome encodes the following:
- a CDS encoding CHASE3 domain-containing protein, producing the protein MESSNQSKFFISWWHQLPIRIRGTLIIAIPVTCLFAALSAFAWLKASLVEDEKWVQHTQNVRLETKRLLNALIDAENGVRGYGLTLRPEFLNPYENAFKIIPDSLKKLENLVTDNPQQTRLLQDIKYVTNENLAIFYQKSTLQSELKRIRGRTDLLVPAASLYEWLEEGKATMDEARLLIDRFAENEEKLLEQRQEHQNFYRQVTWTILCIAAGLGFLGFYLSMHLFYQLEKELANRELNLQASNQQLQVVCQQLQRFTANASHELRTPLAAVLSNAQVGLMALADLEKLAYAEDLEESLAAVRNRLQKIVKLAKNMSKLVGQLLFLARHEGGLSAESFQQINLTEMVASLLADLIPEAEAHQLQLKYDGVKDAVMVNGEKSLLPQAIANLLNNACRYTPPGGIIEVSLFTENCQAIVAVKDTGIGIPKTEIAHIFERFYRIDPKGDRHQKGFGLGLAITQQIVQLHGGIIEVFSTLNQGSTFKISLPLS; encoded by the coding sequence ATGGAAAGTAGTAACCAAAGTAAATTTTTTATATCCTGGTGGCATCAACTGCCAATTCGGATTCGGGGAACCCTAATTATTGCCATTCCGGTCACTTGTCTGTTTGCGGCTTTATCCGCTTTTGCGTGGTTAAAAGCCAGCCTAGTGGAAGATGAAAAATGGGTACAACATACGCAAAACGTTCGGTTAGAAACTAAAAGATTACTGAATGCTTTAATTGATGCAGAAAATGGGGTGCGCGGTTATGGTTTGACCCTACGACCGGAGTTTTTAAACCCTTATGAGAATGCTTTTAAAATTATCCCTGATTCTTTAAAAAAATTAGAAAACCTAGTCACGGACAACCCACAGCAAACCCGCTTGTTGCAAGATATTAAATATGTTACGAATGAAAATTTAGCGATTTTTTACCAAAAATCAACTCTACAAAGCGAACTGAAAAGAATTCGCGGCAGGACGGATTTATTAGTTCCCGCTGCTTCTCTGTATGAATGGCTAGAAGAAGGGAAAGCTACAATGGATGAAGCCAGATTATTAATCGATCGCTTCGCGGAAAACGAAGAGAAATTATTAGAACAACGCCAAGAACACCAGAATTTTTATCGCCAAGTGACTTGGACGATTTTATGTATTGCGGCTGGATTGGGATTCCTCGGCTTTTATTTGTCTATGCACTTATTTTACCAACTAGAAAAAGAGTTAGCCAACCGAGAATTGAATTTACAAGCTAGTAATCAACAGTTACAAGTTGTTTGCCAGCAACTTCAGCGGTTTACCGCCAATGCTTCTCACGAATTGCGTACCCCATTAGCCGCTGTTTTGAGTAATGCCCAAGTAGGATTAATGGCATTAGCAGATTTAGAAAAATTAGCATATGCAGAGGATTTAGAAGAGAGTTTAGCTGCTGTCCGAAACCGCTTGCAAAAAATCGTTAAATTGGCGAAAAATATGAGTAAATTAGTGGGGCAATTACTATTTTTGGCTCGCCATGAAGGGGGGCTGTCTGCTGAATCTTTCCAGCAGATTAATTTAACGGAAATGGTAGCTAGTTTATTGGCTGATTTAATCCCCGAAGCTGAAGCCCATCAATTACAGTTGAAATATGATGGGGTTAAGGATGCCGTTATGGTCAATGGTGAAAAAAGTTTATTGCCGCAAGCGATCGCTAATTTGTTAAATAATGCTTGTCGCTACACTCCCCCTGGTGGGATCATTGAAGTAAGTTTATTCACCGAAAATTGTCAGGCGATCGTGGCGGTAAAAGATACGGGAATTGGTATTCCCAAAACGGAAATTGCTCATATTTTTGAACGGTTTTATCGCATCGATCCCAAGGGCGATCGCCATCAAAAAGGCTTTGGCTTAGGGTTAGCTATTACCCAGCAAATTGTGCAACTACATGGGGGCATTATTGAAGTATTCAGTACCCTAAATCAGGGTTCAACCTTTAAAATATCCTTGCCTTTATCTTAG